In Phormidium ambiguum IAM M-71, a single window of DNA contains:
- the rimM gene encoding ribosome maturation factor RimM (Essential for efficient processing of 16S rRNA): MTKEDWLEIGTIVSAQGLKGEVRVYPDSDFPERFEKPGERWLLSPNQKEPRSIELLSGRYIPHKNLYIVKFAGVNDRNQAEELRGCKLMVPASDRPTLAADEYHILDLVGLEVFNQLNGENIGVVIDLIPAGNDLLLVKPNDSIASEKDAKKADIFIPFVKEIVPVVDLENKRIEINPPPGLLEINK, encoded by the coding sequence ATGACTAAAGAAGACTGGCTAGAAATCGGTACGATTGTATCAGCGCAAGGATTAAAAGGGGAAGTGCGGGTTTATCCAGACTCGGATTTTCCTGAACGATTTGAAAAGCCTGGGGAACGTTGGTTGTTATCACCTAATCAAAAAGAACCTCGATCGATCGAATTACTGAGCGGTAGATACATTCCCCATAAAAACTTGTATATTGTGAAATTTGCCGGAGTGAACGATCGCAACCAAGCCGAAGAATTGCGGGGATGTAAGTTAATGGTTCCAGCGAGCGATCGACCAACATTAGCCGCCGATGAATATCACATTTTAGATTTAGTTGGATTAGAAGTTTTCAACCAATTAAATGGCGAAAATATTGGGGTTGTTATTGATTTAATTCCCGCAGGTAATGATTTATTATTAGTCAAACCTAATGATTCAATTGCCAGTGAAAAAGATGCAAAAAAGGCGGACATATTCATCCCATTTGTTAAAGAAATTGTACCTGTTGTAGATTTGGAAAATAAACGAATTGAAATTAATCCGCCTCCGGGTTTGTTAGAAATTAACAAATAG
- a CDS encoding RluA family pseudouridine synthase, translated as MQLEVQDTSDLLKQTQTDRLDAWLASQVPDLSRSRIQKLIQQANVQINGEVCTSKNRTVKTGDRIQIAIPEATTSELKAETIPLDILYEDDHLLIINKPAGLVVHPAAGHQDGTLVNALLAHCPLAEIGGVQRPGIVHRLDKDTTGAIAIAKTDQAYQHLQAQLKAKTACREYLGVVYGATKTESGTVDQPIGRHPIDRKKMAVVPETKGGRPSVTHWSVKARLGNYTLMHFQLETGRTHQIRVHCAHIGHPIVGDPVYSSGRDVGVNLPGQALHAWRLSLKHPITGELVQVTAPPPHSFVTLLDVLRRRCGLPPQKFEF; from the coding sequence ATTCAACTAGAAGTTCAAGATACTAGCGATCTTCTCAAACAAACTCAAACCGATCGCTTAGATGCTTGGCTAGCCAGTCAAGTTCCAGACCTTTCTCGATCGCGCATTCAAAAACTCATTCAACAAGCAAATGTCCAAATTAATGGCGAAGTTTGTACTAGTAAAAATCGCACGGTAAAAACAGGCGATCGCATTCAAATCGCTATTCCCGAAGCAACAACTTCGGAATTAAAAGCAGAAACAATTCCCCTAGATATCCTTTACGAAGATGACCATTTGCTCATAATTAATAAACCAGCTGGTTTAGTCGTTCATCCCGCCGCCGGACACCAAGACGGAACCTTAGTTAACGCTTTGTTAGCCCATTGTCCTCTAGCCGAAATTGGCGGTGTCCAGCGTCCGGGAATCGTTCACCGCTTAGACAAAGATACTACTGGCGCAATTGCGATCGCCAAAACCGACCAAGCTTACCAACACTTGCAAGCCCAACTCAAAGCCAAAACCGCCTGTCGAGAATATTTAGGCGTAGTTTATGGCGCTACCAAAACCGAAAGCGGTACTGTTGACCAACCGATCGGTCGCCATCCGATCGATCGCAAAAAAATGGCGGTTGTCCCCGAAACAAAAGGCGGTCGTCCCTCAGTTACCCACTGGTCGGTTAAAGCACGCCTGGGAAATTACACCTTGATGCACTTCCAATTAGAAACAGGTCGCACTCACCAAATTCGAGTTCACTGCGCCCACATCGGTCATCCCATAGTTGGCGATCCCGTTTACAGTTCCGGGCGGGATGTGGGTGTTAACCTACCCGGACAAGCTTTACACGCTTGGCGACTCTCCCTAAAACATCCAATTACTGGAGAGTTAGTCCAAGTTACAGCCCCACCCCCCCATTCCTTTGTCACTCTCCTAGACGTTTTGCGGCGGCGTTGCGGTCTACCACCACAGAAATTTGAATTTTAA